The sequence below is a genomic window from Longimicrobiales bacterium.
ACTGCATCGCCTCATCGACGTGCGCGTCGACGAGTGCCTCCCAGGACATCGCCGACGTGACGTCCAGCTTCCGGCGTATGGCGTCGCCCCTGGTGCGGCCCGGGGTCCGGCGCACTGCGGTCATGTTGCGGACTCCTCTTCCATGGGCGGAGTTTTCGTGGCAATGGCGGGAAGTGTAGCCGCGCCCGGCCGGGGGCGGAACCCCCTTCGGACGCGGAACCCATTCTGCATCTTGGCCGAGCCGTCCATGCAGCCCGACTGGCGCCGCGCCAGAGGGCGTCCGGACCATCCCGCGCGCAACGGTGCCAGGGGCCGCCGACACGGCGGCGTCTGCCATGGTGTTGGGCAACATCATGGTCCGTTGGAGCAATATGCAGAATGGGTTCCGCGTCCGACGGGAGGAGGCGTGGCGGCGGGCGCCCGTCCACCCACGGGTTTCGTGCGGCCGCACACGCCTGTTACTTTGTGTGCACTCCCGGGTCGTCCAATGGCAGGACCGCAGACTTTGGATCTGCTAATGGTGGTTCGAATCCACCCCCGGGAATTTTCTGTTCCCTGCCCGCCAGCTCTTCCGCTCACGCTGCGTATCCGGCCGGTGCCGCGGCTCTCCAGGCCGCGATGGCTGCACATGATCAACGTCGGAGTCGCGCGTCCGCCGTCTCAGCTCAATAGCCGGGTCCGGGTGACGATCGCCGCGACATCCGGATGAGCCTCCTCGACGCGACGCGCCGCCTCATCGGCCGCCGCCACATCACCAAACACGGCGAATACCGCGCTACCGGTGCCCGTCATGCGAGCCATCAGCGCACCGGCATCGTCGAGAGCTGTCCTCAACTCCGCGAGCCGCGGGTGCCTCTCGAATATTATGGTCTCGAACTCATTCGCGGCTTCAGCGGCGATATCGTTCCACGTAGTCGGCACCCGAAGGAGCTTCGATGCGATGGAGCGTTCCTCCGCGAGGGCTGCGTAGGCCTCGGCAGTCGACACGCGCTCGGGCGGCACGGCCAGAACGACCGCGGCGGCGGGAAGCGGGGGAAGCGCCATCATGCGCTCACCGCGGCCCCAGGCGAGCGCCAGCGGGATGTCAGCGAGGAAGAACGGGACATCGCTGCCGAGCCGGACACCCAGCGCGAACAGCTCGTCGTCCGACAGCGAGCCCTCGGAGAGTTCGTTCAGCGCGCGCAACACAGCCGCAGCGTCGCTCGATCCGCCGCCGAGTCCGGCGCCCGCCGGGATCCGCTTCACCAGCCGGATGTGGACTCCGGAGCCCAGGGTGGCGGCAGTGGCGAACATGGATGCGGCGCGGAAAGCGAGGTTCTGCTCGAGAGGTCCGAGATCGGGCGCTGCGCCGGATTCTTCAGGCGGCAGCGCCACCTCGAGCTCGACGCCGGACGCGGTACGCACGATCTCTATTTCATCGGCCAACTCGAGTCCACAGAAGAGGGTCTCGATCTGATGGTAGCCGGTGACCTCACGCGCGAGCACATGCAGCGTCAGATTCAGCTTTGCATGCGCGAGGATTCTGTACGGGATGTCGCCGGACATCAGCGCGGAAAGGGTCGCGGCCCGCTGGAGTCCGGCCTGTCCTCCACGTCGAGCTCCTGTTCCACTGCCTCCTCCACGATCTCCTCACTCTCGCGCACCTCACCGAGCGAAAGACCCATGCGCCAGGCGTAATACAGACCGATGACCGTCACGGGGATGAAACCGGCGAGGTGGAAGCCGATCGCAAAGGCTCCAGCCTGCTCCGCGGGGGCACCCCACAACTTCGCGAGCACGAAGACGACCATCCCGTGATAGGGACCGACGAAACCGGGCGCCGACGGAATGGACACCGCGAGCGCGATCGCTGACTGAAGGAACAGCGCCGCAGTAAACGGCAGGTCGAAACCGAACGCGCGGAAAGCGACCCACGCACCAACGGCGTTGTA
It includes:
- the ispE gene encoding 4-(cytidine 5'-diphospho)-2-C-methyl-D-erythritol kinase, which produces MSGDIPYRILAHAKLNLTLHVLAREVTGYHQIETLFCGLELADEIEIVRTASGVELEVALPPEESGAAPDLGPLEQNLAFRAASMFATAATLGSGVHIRLVKRIPAGAGLGGGSSDAAAVLRALNELSEGSLSDDELFALGVRLGSDVPFFLADIPLALAWGRGERMMALPPLPAAAVVLAVPPERVSTAEAYAALAEERSIASKLLRVPTTWNDIAAEAANEFETIIFERHPRLAELRTALDDAGALMARMTGTGSAVFAVFGDVAAADEAARRVEEAHPDVAAIVTRTRLLS